From the genome of Desmodus rotundus isolate HL8 chromosome 2, HLdesRot8A.1, whole genome shotgun sequence, one region includes:
- the C2H2orf69 gene encoding mitochondrial protein C2orf69 homolog, protein MWGFGLLRSPPLLLLLPHLGIAASRSQAGTMNLEGSSSARCSPSAEGRRHQCLQLSTVPGADPQRSNELLLLAAAAVEGPERRDLSGDRAEELQPPPQHHVLYFPGDVQNYHEIMIHHPENYQWENWSLENVATILAHRFPNSYIWVIKCSRMHLHKFSCYDNFVKSNMFGAPEHNTDFGAFKHLYTLLVNAFNLSQNSLLSKKNVKDLNEDSKASNCRSSSSHTTNGCQGEKESPCENFDESAMSFYPPSLNGASFTLIGFSKGCVVLNQLLFELKEAKKDKNIHAFIDSIRTMYWLDGGHSGGSNTWITYPEVLKEFAQTGIIVHTHVTPYQVRDPMRSWIGKEHKKFVQILGDFGMQVSSQIHFAKEAPSIENHFRVHEVF, encoded by the exons ATGTGGGGGTTCGGGCTCCTGCGGTCGCCGCCGCTGCTGCTTTTGCTGCCGCATCTCGGAATCGCCGCCTCACGCTCTCAGGCCGGAACCATGAACTTGGAAGGCAGCAGCTCTGCGAGATGCTCCCCCTCCGCCGAGGGGCGTCGGCACCAGTGCCTGCAGCTGTCCACGGTGCCGGGAGCCGATCCGCAGCGCAGCAACGAGCTGCTCCtgctggcggcggcggcggtggagGGACCAGAACGGCGGGATCTCTCTGGAGACCGGGCAGAGGAGCTGCAACCGCCGCCCCAGCATCACGTTCTCTATTTCCCCGGGGATGTGCAG AATTATCATGAAATTATGATTCATCATCCTGAGAATTATCAGTGGGAAAACTGGAGTCTAGAAAATGTTGCCACCATTTTAGCTCACCGGTTCCCCAATAGTTATATTTGGGTGATAAAATGTTCCCGAATGCATTTGCACAAATTCAGCTGCTATGACAATTTTGTGAAAAGTAATATGTTTGGTGCTCCAGAACACAATACTGACTTTGGAGCTTTTAAGCACCTTTATACATTATTAGTTAATGCTTTTAACTTAAGTCAGAACAGTTTGCTATCAAAGAAGAATGTGAAAGATTTGAATGAGGACTCCAAAGCATCTAATTGTAGATCTAGTTCTTCTCATACTACTAATGGTtgccagggagaaaaagagagcccCTGTGAAAACTTTGATGAGTCTGCCATGAGTTTTTATCCACCATCACTAAATGGTGCTTCTTTTACTTTGATTGGATTCAGTAAAGGTTGTGTTGTTTTGAATCAGTTACTTTTTGAATTGAAAGAAGCTAAAAAAGACAAGAACATACATGCTTTTATCGACAGCATAAGAACAATGTACTGGCTGGATGGCGGTCATTCTGGAGGAAGCAATACTTGGATTACTTATCCAGAGGTCTTGAAAGAATTTGCGCAAACAGGCATTATTGTTCACACCCATGTAACACCTTACCAAGTACGTGATCCAATGAGATCTTGGATTGGAAAGGAGCACAAGAAATTTGTTCAGATACTTGGAGACTTTGGTATGCAGGTGTCTAGCCAAATACATTTTGCAAAGGAAGCTCCTTCCATAGAGAATCATTTCAGGGTTCATGAAGTATTTTGA